DNA sequence from the Chryseobacterium indicum genome:
ATTACCACTTCGTTATTCTCTTTAAAATGTGCTGCTACCGTTTTTCCGATGGTTCCGTTACCGCCAATGATGAGTATTTTCATGCTGTGATGTTTATTGATGATGAATAATTTCCTGAAATTTCAGATATAATCAAAGGTACGGAAAGTATTTTACCAAAAAGAGTGCAAAATTTGAGTTTTTTATGATTGGATTTCATCATTAAATGTTGCGAATAACAAATACATCATATCATATTTATAACTCATCAACGGTAATAATCAGTTTATTTTTCTTCTGCTGAATATTCACCATTTTTCCTTTTCCGAAACCCAGTTCATCAAGCCATTTTCCTCTGAGGCGGATTTCCGGAACGATGATGAGTTGATTGCTGCTTTTCTGAAATCTTGAATGGATTTTAAGTTTTCTTGAATTCATTATTGTCGTATTTTATATGACAAATCTATAAAAAATTTTCAATTTGTCAACTTTTTGTATGACAATTTTGTAAGCGAATTAGCTGACATTTGAATTATGACCAGAGAACAGCTAAAGACAGAATTGGGTAAAAGAATTATTAGGCTTCGCGAACAGAAAGGGTGGAGCCAGTCGGATTTTGCCCGTGCCTGTAATAAAGACCGACAGGCAATTGAAAAATTGGAAAACGGAAAAGTAAATCCTACACTTTATACTTTGCTGGAATTGGCTATTGCTTTGGAAGTTTCTTTGTCTGAACTGGTGGATTTAAAATGATATATTATTTCACCCGATGTCGCGGATTACAAATCCGCGACATCGGGTTATCAGGATTTACATCTCTGATATTTTTGTTTCAGTATTTCTATACTTTTCTTTTAAGGTGTTAATTCTCTGTTCAAAGTACTTATGATTCTCTTCAATTTCTCCGGGGTAAAAATTCAGCCAGCGATTATGCTCTCTATACGCTTTCTGTCCATCAATAAGTTGTTGTTTTCTTTTGGATTCGTTGGGGACTAAAATATTGTCGATGATTAATTCGTACGGCTTTAATATTTCAGACAGGGTATCAAAATCTTCCAGATTAGATCCTGTGTTGTAAATTACAATATTATCTTCCGAACTGATAATCACTTTAGAAAGATATTCAAGTTTATTCAGCTCTGAATCTTTTAAAGGATCATAATTATTATTTTGAAGAACATCGGAAAAATCCACAATTTTAAAATTAGCAAATTCAGAATTTCTTATATCAGATTCGTCAATCCTATACGTTAAAATTACTTTTATTTTCTTTTCTGGTTTTGATAAAATTTGTCTGAAATTCATAGTCCTGTTTTTTTGTTTTACTAAAAATATTTTGATTGTCCGTTTATTAACCTAAAGCTTCGACAGGCTCAGCTTGACATCGCTATAAATCAAGCGTTTAGTATTAGAGGTGTCACACTGAGCTTGTCGAAGTGCCTGTTATAAATAATTGATTTTCATATCAGTGCATAGTAATAGGTTGTTTAACGGATATTCAAAAAAATATAAAGCAATTTTCACAAATGTTTCATTTCGGTCCGCATTACTTCCAAAATTCCCACCATTTCTTTGGGCTTCTGATTTCAGGGTTCAGATTTGTTGTATTTTCAGCCTTATTTACAGAAGAAATTTCCACTGCCTTCAGATAAATATTTTTATACTCTTCATCCGTTAATTCATCCACCACATATTGTTTCTCATCTACTAAATGAAATTTTTCAGTTGCCAGTAATTTTATTTTATCATACGGAATTTTAATTCTGGATTCTCCGTCTGATAAAACTACTTCATCTGCTTTGCTTAAAAACTGATTTCCATTTTGGTATAAAAGAACAAGCTCCTTATCTTCACCCGTATCTTTATCTGTAAATCTTATAATACTTGGGATATGGTATTTTTCTCTGTCCCAAAATTGTGTACTGTTGATATAGCCTACTAATCCTTCGTAATATGATTTCTCCGAACCTGCATCCAGCTTTTTATGAATATCGGGACCGACCAGATAACTCATATAACAGCATGCTATTTCTAACGTATCTCCATCATTACCTATTTTGTCTAAGAAAATGCTTACTCCCAGATATTTTTCTTCTTCTATCCAGTTCTTATCATAATGGTTTCTAAAGGTAACTATGTCAATAGGAGTTTCTCTGTCTTCCGGTAATATTTCAGCCTCTGTAAGTTTGGAGAGAGCTTCAACAATATGTAATGCAATTTCAAAATCGGCTTCACTGGCAATTACATTCAGGCTTACGGAATAGTTTTGTTCGCGATGGCTTAAATTTACGCCGCGTGTAGATTTGTTTTTAATAAAAGCTTTGTAATTATTTTCCCCAATATAATCATCAATGTCTTCTAAGTGACCAAATTCTATATTTTCAAGAGGTAACTCGTTGATTAATTGTCTGTACGTGATTTCTTTTTCTGATTGGATAGTGAAATAAAAACTCATGGTTTTAGTTTTAATGCATTAATAAGAAATGAAGCTTTTAGCTTTGGAAATCTGTAAAATTTATAAGAACTTTTACTTCAATTCCTGAAAATCAAAAATACAAAACAAACTTTAAACTAAATCTTAAACCCCTAATTTATTAAAGCCGATTTTAGCTGTTATTTTTTATTTCTGCTACATTAAAAACTTTCTGTGCGGAATGATAATCTGATTTTGCATCGGAATACTTAAATCTGGATGTTACTAAAATGGATTGAGTATCCTGTGGT
Encoded proteins:
- a CDS encoding SymE family type I addiction module toxin, whose amino-acid sequence is MNSRKLKIHSRFQKSSNQLIIVPEIRLRGKWLDELGFGKGKMVNIQQKKNKLIITVDEL
- a CDS encoding helix-turn-helix domain-containing protein encodes the protein MTREQLKTELGKRIIRLREQKGWSQSDFARACNKDRQAIEKLENGKVNPTLYTLLELAIALEVSLSELVDLK